A stretch of Arthrobacter sunyaminii DNA encodes these proteins:
- the moaA gene encoding GTP 3',8-cyclase MoaA: MGIQLGMPSIGSPPSAAGSAGCAPVSSDSVVPDGGPVAYGSAAAAGVRSADGLLDRYGRRATDMRLSLTDKCNLRCTYCMPAEGLDWLAKDRVLSAAEIIRLVRIGVDVLGVRELRLTGGEPLVRADLVDIVAGIRSNHPDLPISLTTNGLGLDKKAQALKDAGLTRINVSLDSLHPDTFAQLTRRPFLPRVLAGVEEAARVGLGLIKINAVLMRGINDVESPDLLEWAVSHGFELRFIEQMPLDADHGWTREGMISAAEIRGWLERDFILTPDPRQRDGAPAERWEVRRRSAPDVVAGIVGIIASVTEPFCADCRRTRITAEGKVRSCLFSHEETDLMELLRTGTGDDEVAARWQDAMWGKPKAHGMDHAGLGDADYVQPDRTMSAIGG, from the coding sequence ATGGGTATCCAGCTGGGAATGCCGTCCATCGGCTCGCCTCCAAGCGCGGCCGGCTCCGCCGGGTGCGCCCCCGTTTCGAGTGACTCCGTCGTTCCTGACGGCGGACCCGTTGCCTACGGCTCCGCGGCGGCAGCCGGCGTCCGCAGCGCCGACGGGCTGCTGGACCGGTACGGACGCCGGGCCACCGATATGCGGCTTTCCCTAACAGACAAGTGCAATCTGCGCTGCACCTACTGCATGCCCGCCGAGGGTTTGGACTGGCTGGCCAAGGACAGGGTCCTCAGTGCCGCAGAGATTATCCGGCTGGTGCGGATCGGCGTGGACGTGCTCGGAGTCCGGGAACTGCGCCTGACCGGTGGCGAACCCCTCGTGCGCGCCGATCTGGTGGACATTGTGGCGGGAATCCGCAGCAACCATCCGGACCTTCCCATCTCGCTGACCACCAACGGTCTGGGCCTGGACAAAAAAGCGCAGGCGCTCAAGGACGCCGGTCTGACCCGTATCAATGTGTCGCTGGATTCGCTGCATCCGGATACCTTCGCCCAGCTGACCCGCCGGCCGTTCCTGCCCCGGGTGCTGGCCGGAGTGGAGGAAGCGGCGCGCGTGGGGCTGGGACTGATCAAGATCAATGCGGTCCTGATGCGCGGCATCAACGACGTCGAATCACCGGACCTGCTCGAATGGGCCGTCAGCCACGGCTTTGAGCTGCGGTTTATTGAGCAGATGCCGCTGGACGCAGACCACGGCTGGACCCGCGAGGGTATGATTTCCGCGGCGGAGATCCGCGGCTGGCTGGAACGGGACTTCATCCTCACTCCTGATCCGCGGCAGCGCGACGGCGCGCCCGCCGAACGCTGGGAAGTCCGGCGACGCAGCGCTCCCGATGTTGTGGCCGGCATCGTGGGCATCATTGCCTCGGTCACCGAACCGTTCTGCGCGGACTGTCGGCGAACGCGGATCACGGCCGAGGGCAAGGTGCGCAGCTGCCTGTTTTCGCACGAGGAAACCGACCTGATGGAACTTCTCCGGACCGGAACCGGCGATGACGAGGTGGCGGCCCGCTGGCAGGACGCCATGTGGGGCAAGCCCAAAGCCCACGGAATGGACCATGCCGGTCTGGGAGACGCTGACTACGTGCAGCCGGACCGGACCATGAGCGCGATAGGCGGCTAA
- the modA gene encoding molybdate ABC transporter substrate-binding protein produces MRFIRHNRPLLAASAALLAVAAGCSAPADSGAGTQAPDITVFAAASLTDVIEAMDEAYDGGGRLRINLGSSAQLSGQLLSGAKADIVITADLEAMDAVREEGLTASGRVVAGNATVLALAPGNPGKVRSLADLSSEEVQTAVCAASVPCGRAAARVLESAGVALDGESREDSARAVLTKVTTGQADAGLVYQTDALSAANQGVTYVELNDPEPNQYPAALTAEGAKHEAAVRFYEWLTGEDAARIFREAGFRPPGQ; encoded by the coding sequence ATGCGTTTTATCCGTCATAACCGGCCACTTCTGGCTGCCTCCGCTGCCCTGCTGGCTGTTGCGGCCGGCTGTTCCGCGCCCGCGGACAGCGGCGCGGGGACGCAGGCACCCGACATCACGGTATTCGCCGCTGCTTCCCTCACCGACGTGATCGAAGCCATGGATGAAGCCTACGACGGCGGTGGCCGGCTGCGCATCAACCTCGGCTCAAGCGCCCAGCTCAGTGGACAGCTTTTGTCCGGCGCCAAGGCCGACATCGTCATCACTGCGGACCTGGAGGCCATGGACGCGGTCCGGGAGGAGGGGCTGACAGCGTCCGGCCGGGTAGTCGCCGGAAATGCCACTGTCCTGGCGCTGGCCCCCGGGAATCCAGGGAAGGTGAGGTCACTTGCCGATTTGTCCTCGGAAGAAGTGCAGACTGCCGTCTGCGCAGCCTCAGTGCCGTGCGGCCGGGCTGCGGCGCGCGTGCTGGAAAGCGCCGGCGTGGCGCTGGACGGGGAAAGCCGGGAGGACAGCGCCCGGGCGGTCCTGACCAAGGTGACAACGGGACAGGCGGATGCCGGGCTGGTGTACCAAACCGACGCGCTCTCGGCTGCGAACCAAGGGGTGACGTATGTTGAACTGAATGATCCCGAACCGAACCAGTACCCCGCGGCGCTGACTGCGGAGGGAGCGAAGCATGAGGCAGCAGTCCGATTCTATGAGTGGCTTACAGGTGAGGACGCCGCCCGGATCTTCCGCGAGGCAGGCTTCCGTCCTCCGGGACAGTGA
- a CDS encoding molybdate ABC transporter permease subunit codes for MNREARATTPAWLWIPASLALLFCAGPVAALLLNVPWTSLGSLLTASEARTALGLSLATSVGSTLICVALGLPLAVLFSKLSGPWMQLLRGILLIPLVLSPVVSGIALLYFWGRQGIAGRLLESAGLGVGYSPAAVLIVQVFVSLPFFVVASLSSLRAVDHDLEMAAATSGAGPTAILRYITVPLALPGIIVGALLAFARSLGEYGATITFAGSIEGRTRTLPLQIELSLNSNQPEIALGICLILISLYLVLLALARFGVALLLPR; via the coding sequence ATGAACCGTGAAGCACGAGCCACCACACCGGCATGGCTGTGGATTCCTGCATCGCTGGCGCTGCTGTTCTGCGCCGGCCCGGTGGCGGCGCTCCTGCTCAACGTCCCCTGGACCTCGCTGGGCTCACTGCTGACCGCCTCCGAAGCCCGCACGGCGCTGGGACTGTCGCTGGCCACGTCTGTGGGCTCCACGCTGATCTGCGTAGCGCTGGGCCTGCCGCTGGCGGTGCTCTTCAGCAAGCTGTCCGGGCCATGGATGCAGTTGCTGCGCGGCATCCTGCTCATTCCGCTGGTGCTGTCCCCGGTGGTGTCCGGCATTGCCCTGCTGTACTTCTGGGGACGGCAGGGAATCGCAGGCCGGCTGCTGGAATCCGCAGGCCTGGGCGTGGGTTACTCGCCGGCCGCGGTCCTGATTGTGCAGGTGTTTGTCTCGCTTCCGTTCTTTGTGGTGGCATCGCTGAGCAGCCTGCGGGCCGTTGACCATGACCTGGAAATGGCCGCCGCCACCTCCGGAGCCGGGCCCACCGCAATCCTGCGCTACATCACCGTGCCGCTGGCACTGCCCGGCATCATTGTCGGCGCTCTGCTCGCCTTCGCCCGTTCCCTGGGCGAGTACGGCGCCACCATCACCTTCGCCGGCAGCATCGAGGGCCGCACCCGTACCCTGCCGCTGCAGATCGAGCTCAGCCTGAACTCCAACCAGCCGGAAATCGCGCTGGGGATCTGCCTGATCCTGATCTCGCTCTACCTGGTGCTGCTGGCGCTGGCACGCTTCGGGGTGGCACTGCTGCTGCCGCGCTGA
- a CDS encoding molybdopterin-dependent oxidoreductase: MIRTASKLSLWAAAGGIVAAGLGVVAGELSAALMSPSLSPVSAVGSVVIDGMPGPVKDWAIGLFGTADKAAFLVAMSAVIALCGAAAGVLQLRRPPAGAVVIGLLGAAGLAAVLTRAQMSVLSLLPPLLAAAVGILVLRALTTRLGRWRDSLPEEAGARRRDVLMTIGGGAAVGVVAGALAGGSRAGQVNAVALRDGVVLPAAVTPAAPVPAGADLGITGLDPVITPAADFYRIDTALSVPLVDAGEWTLKVTGLVDREVEISFAELLAKPLQESYVTLACVSNEVGGSLVGNAKWLGWPVRNLLAAAGVQNGADMVLSTSRDGWTASTPLEALTDNRDALLAVGMNGEPLPLEHGFPVRLVVPGLYGYVSATKWVTELKVTRFSDEVAYWTQRGWTERGPVKLSSRIDTPSRGASPDAGKTTVAGMAWAQHTGIRGVQVRVDDGGWQDADLAPAISADTWVQWSAGVDLSPGEHTVTVRAIDANGTEQDETQRPVVPDGATGLHTIRVNAK; the protein is encoded by the coding sequence ATGATACGCACGGCCTCGAAACTCTCCCTGTGGGCCGCCGCTGGGGGCATCGTGGCGGCGGGCCTTGGCGTGGTTGCCGGGGAGCTTTCGGCAGCGCTGATGAGCCCGTCGCTTTCGCCGGTGAGCGCGGTGGGTTCCGTGGTCATCGACGGGATGCCCGGACCGGTGAAGGACTGGGCCATCGGCCTGTTCGGAACGGCGGACAAGGCGGCGTTCCTGGTGGCCATGTCTGCGGTCATCGCGCTGTGCGGTGCGGCTGCCGGTGTCCTGCAGCTGCGCCGCCCGCCGGCGGGCGCCGTCGTGATCGGTCTTTTGGGTGCGGCCGGCCTGGCCGCCGTACTGACCAGGGCACAGATGAGCGTGCTGTCCCTGCTGCCCCCGCTCCTGGCCGCCGCGGTGGGAATCCTGGTGCTGCGGGCGCTGACCACCCGACTCGGGCGGTGGCGCGATTCGCTCCCCGAAGAAGCCGGTGCCAGGCGCCGCGATGTTCTAATGACCATCGGCGGAGGGGCAGCGGTGGGCGTGGTGGCGGGCGCACTGGCCGGCGGTTCACGCGCGGGACAGGTGAACGCGGTGGCTCTGCGCGACGGTGTGGTCCTGCCCGCTGCGGTGACCCCGGCAGCGCCGGTCCCCGCCGGAGCGGATCTCGGGATCACCGGGCTGGACCCCGTGATTACACCGGCCGCAGATTTTTACCGCATCGACACCGCGCTGAGCGTTCCGCTGGTCGATGCCGGTGAATGGACCCTCAAGGTCACGGGCCTGGTGGACCGGGAGGTGGAGATCAGCTTTGCCGAGTTGCTCGCCAAGCCGCTGCAGGAAAGCTATGTCACGCTCGCGTGCGTTTCCAACGAAGTGGGCGGCAGCCTGGTCGGCAACGCCAAGTGGCTGGGCTGGCCGGTCCGGAACCTGCTTGCCGCGGCCGGTGTTCAGAACGGCGCCGACATGGTGCTGTCCACCAGCCGGGACGGGTGGACGGCTTCCACCCCGCTCGAAGCCCTGACGGACAACCGTGACGCTCTGTTGGCCGTAGGCATGAACGGTGAACCGCTGCCGCTGGAACACGGCTTTCCGGTGCGCCTGGTGGTGCCGGGACTGTACGGGTACGTGTCGGCGACCAAGTGGGTCACGGAACTGAAGGTCACCCGGTTCAGCGACGAAGTGGCCTACTGGACCCAGCGCGGCTGGACCGAACGCGGGCCGGTCAAGCTGTCCTCCCGTATCGACACACCCTCCCGGGGTGCTTCGCCGGATGCCGGAAAAACCACTGTGGCCGGCATGGCCTGGGCTCAGCACACCGGCATCCGCGGGGTGCAGGTAAGGGTCGACGACGGCGGCTGGCAGGACGCTGACCTGGCTCCCGCGATCTCGGCCGACACCTGGGTGCAGTGGTCCGCCGGCGTTGATCTGAGCCCGGGTGAACACACAGTCACCGTCCGGGCCATCGACGCCAACGGCACCGAACAGGATGAAACACAGCGGCCGGTTGTACCCGACGGTGCCACCGGCCTGCATACAATTCGAGTGAATGCCAAGTAA
- the glp gene encoding gephyrin-like molybdotransferase Glp → MSTPTTTPADEPGARPAGPGAPRSVAGHQEAVLDLLAAGFRERPPGQEDTDLISARGRILAADVAAPGNLPPFANSQMDGYAVSSADLAGPGKRVELAVAAAIPAGSEPAALAPGTAAPIMTGAMLPSGADAVVPIEQAVPDSFPPAASSPAVETTAGAAARPTVALPAGVPAGQYVRGAGSDIRAGAEALPAGTVLGPGQLGLLAALGLARVAVRTRPRILLLTTGDEVVEPGRPLQPGQIHDANTTLLRALLEEAGTTVLLTRVLADSPEEFRTRLQEDLTSLQPDLVITSGGISKGAYEVVKQGLADQDVRFLSVAMQPGGPQGIGRVAGIPFLAFPGNPVSCVVSFEMFLRPALGSVTGLPRPRPELPALLTGDVHSPAGKHQVRRGRYLPPAEPGGTGQVELLGGASSHLVHALASSNALVHLPAGRDSFPAGTEVTVWLLDR, encoded by the coding sequence GTGTCCACACCCACCACCACGCCAGCCGATGAGCCGGGGGCTCGTCCAGCCGGTCCGGGCGCGCCGCGCAGCGTGGCCGGGCATCAGGAGGCCGTGCTTGATCTGCTCGCGGCCGGATTCCGCGAGCGCCCGCCGGGCCAGGAAGACACTGACCTGATCAGCGCCCGGGGACGGATCCTGGCAGCTGACGTCGCTGCCCCCGGAAACCTGCCGCCCTTCGCGAACTCGCAGATGGACGGCTACGCCGTTTCCTCCGCGGATCTGGCCGGGCCGGGGAAGCGCGTTGAACTGGCGGTGGCGGCAGCCATTCCTGCCGGCTCCGAGCCTGCCGCCCTGGCACCGGGCACAGCCGCGCCCATCATGACCGGGGCTATGCTCCCGTCCGGAGCGGACGCCGTCGTGCCCATTGAGCAGGCGGTACCGGACTCGTTTCCGCCCGCAGCATCGAGCCCTGCGGTCGAGACCACGGCCGGAGCGGCGGCCCGGCCCACCGTTGCGCTCCCGGCCGGAGTTCCCGCCGGACAGTATGTGCGCGGCGCCGGCAGCGACATCCGCGCCGGAGCTGAGGCCCTGCCGGCCGGAACAGTCCTGGGTCCCGGGCAGCTGGGCCTGCTGGCAGCGCTGGGGCTGGCGCGGGTGGCGGTGCGGACCCGGCCCCGGATCCTCCTGCTGACCACAGGCGACGAGGTGGTGGAACCGGGCCGGCCGCTGCAGCCTGGACAGATCCACGATGCCAACACCACCCTGCTGCGGGCCCTGCTGGAGGAAGCCGGAACCACAGTGCTGCTCACCCGGGTACTGGCCGACTCGCCGGAGGAGTTCCGAACCCGGCTGCAGGAGGACCTCACCTCCCTGCAGCCTGATCTCGTCATCACCTCGGGCGGCATCAGCAAGGGTGCCTACGAAGTGGTCAAGCAGGGGCTGGCCGATCAGGATGTGCGGTTCCTGTCGGTGGCGATGCAGCCCGGCGGCCCGCAGGGGATCGGCAGGGTTGCCGGCATTCCGTTTCTGGCGTTTCCCGGCAACCCGGTCAGCTGTGTGGTGTCCTTTGAAATGTTCCTGCGCCCGGCGCTGGGCTCAGTGACCGGGCTGCCCCGTCCGCGCCCGGAACTGCCCGCGCTGCTGACCGGCGACGTTCACAGCCCTGCAGGCAAGCACCAGGTCCGGCGCGGCCGGTACCTGCCCCCCGCTGAACCCGGCGGCACCGGGCAGGTGGAACTGCTGGGCGGAGCCAGCTCCCATCTCGTCCACGCCCTGGCCTCATCCAATGCCCTGGTTCATCTGCCCGCGGGACGGGATTCCTTCCCCGCCGGCACCGAAGTGACAGTATGGCTGTTGGACCGCTAG
- the moaC gene encoding cyclic pyranopterin monophosphate synthase MoaC has protein sequence MAGSDEQQLGLTHVREDGSAHMVDVSAKSETTREATAQARLRTTAEVVQLVSEGGLPKGDALAVSRIAGIMGAKQTSTLIPLCHPLPLTKVTVDFEAGEADVVIRATAKTKALTGVEMEALTAATVAALTLYDMIKAVDKHASISDIRVLAKSGGKSGDWSL, from the coding sequence ATGGCCGGCAGCGACGAGCAGCAGCTCGGGCTCACCCATGTCCGCGAAGACGGCTCCGCCCACATGGTGGATGTCTCCGCCAAGTCCGAAACCACGCGCGAGGCCACGGCGCAGGCCCGGCTGCGCACCACCGCCGAGGTGGTGCAGCTGGTGTCCGAGGGCGGACTGCCCAAGGGGGACGCCCTGGCCGTGTCCCGCATCGCCGGAATCATGGGCGCCAAACAGACCTCCACCCTGATCCCGCTGTGCCATCCGCTGCCCCTGACCAAGGTGACCGTGGACTTCGAAGCCGGGGAAGCCGACGTCGTCATCCGTGCCACAGCGAAGACCAAGGCCCTCACCGGCGTGGAAATGGAAGCGCTGACCGCCGCGACGGTGGCGGCCCTGACCCTCTACGACATGATCAAAGCGGTGGACAAGCACGCCTCCATCAGCGACATCCGGGTGCTCGCCAAATCCGGCGGCAAGAGCGGAGACTGGAGCCTGTGA
- a CDS encoding MogA/MoaB family molybdenum cofactor biosynthesis protein: MSTLPNVPQHPHQQPRRTAAVLIASTRAARGIYEDECGPLAADWLYALGFDVVLAEVVPDGDAVGEALQRMLALEPAVILTSGGTGLSPDDRTPEQTLPLLDREVPGIMEALRADGRTKTPMAAISRGHAGTAGRTFIVNLPGSPGAVAEGLAVLEPVIGHICGQLEGHNEH, translated from the coding sequence GTGAGCACCCTGCCCAACGTCCCGCAGCACCCGCATCAGCAGCCGCGCCGCACTGCGGCCGTTCTCATTGCTTCCACCCGCGCCGCCCGCGGCATCTATGAGGATGAATGTGGTCCCCTGGCCGCGGACTGGCTCTATGCCCTCGGGTTCGATGTTGTGCTCGCCGAGGTGGTGCCCGACGGCGACGCGGTGGGGGAGGCGCTGCAGCGGATGCTCGCGCTGGAGCCGGCAGTGATCCTCACCAGCGGCGGGACCGGGCTCAGCCCCGACGACCGCACCCCTGAACAGACGCTCCCGCTGCTGGACCGGGAAGTACCCGGGATCATGGAAGCGCTGCGTGCGGACGGCCGCACCAAAACCCCCATGGCCGCCATCAGCCGCGGCCACGCCGGAACCGCCGGACGGACGTTCATCGTGAACCTGCCCGGCTCGCCCGGGGCCGTGGCGGAAGGCCTGGCCGTGCTGGAACCGGTCATCGGACATATCTGCGGACAGTTGGAAGGACACAATGAGCACTGA
- a CDS encoding molybdenum cofactor biosynthesis protein MoaE: MSTDSTGGNGTESASEVVNATVSDLPLNAEHANGAAWSPACGAVVGFSGIVRNHDGGRGVASLSYSAHPSAEEVIAAVAADIAAKYDGVRIWVGHRTGPLQIGDAALVAAVASAHRGVAFAACSELVDTVKERVPIWKEQGFQDGTTEWVGVSG, from the coding sequence ATGAGCACTGACAGCACAGGCGGCAACGGGACGGAAAGCGCCTCCGAGGTCGTCAACGCCACGGTCTCGGACCTGCCCCTGAACGCCGAGCATGCAAACGGCGCAGCATGGTCGCCGGCCTGTGGCGCCGTGGTGGGGTTCAGTGGAATTGTCCGCAACCACGACGGCGGCCGAGGCGTCGCCAGCCTGTCCTACAGTGCGCATCCCAGCGCCGAAGAGGTCATTGCCGCGGTGGCAGCCGACATTGCGGCGAAATATGACGGCGTCCGGATTTGGGTGGGGCACCGGACCGGTCCGCTGCAGATCGGCGACGCCGCCCTGGTGGCCGCCGTCGCCTCCGCGCACCGGGGCGTGGCGTTCGCCGCCTGCTCCGAACTGGTGGACACCGTGAAGGAACGGGTGCCTATCTGGAAGGAGCAGGGATTCCAGGACGGAACAACCGAGTGGGTGGGCGTCAGCGGCTGA
- the dapB gene encoding 4-hydroxy-tetrahydrodipicolinate reductase produces the protein MTEQLAVAVLGAAGRMGSEAVKAVEAAPDLKLVAALGRGDSLDTLVSSGAQYVIDLTVPDSTEANVRFAVEHGMHAVVGTTGWDADRLERLSALLEEHPGTAVLIAPNFALGSVLATAFAAQAARYFESVEVIELHHPDKIDAPSGTAVRTAALIAQARAEAGVEPSPDATTKEVPGARGADIDGVRVHSVRLRGLVAHQEVLFGGAGEQLTIRHDSFDRASFMPGVLLGVREAAAHPGLTVGLDGYLNLSASNS, from the coding sequence ATGACTGAGCAACTAGCCGTAGCCGTCCTCGGGGCCGCCGGCCGCATGGGATCCGAAGCCGTGAAAGCCGTTGAAGCTGCACCGGACCTCAAGCTGGTGGCGGCACTGGGCCGCGGGGATTCGCTGGACACCCTCGTCTCTTCCGGCGCGCAGTACGTCATTGACCTCACTGTTCCGGACAGCACCGAAGCCAACGTCCGCTTCGCCGTCGAGCACGGCATGCATGCCGTGGTCGGCACCACCGGCTGGGACGCGGACCGGCTGGAACGCCTCTCCGCTCTCCTGGAGGAGCATCCCGGCACTGCCGTCCTGATTGCTCCGAACTTTGCCCTTGGCTCAGTCCTGGCCACGGCGTTTGCGGCCCAGGCTGCCCGGTACTTCGAGTCGGTGGAAGTCATTGAGCTGCATCACCCGGACAAGATCGACGCGCCGTCCGGAACAGCGGTGCGCACCGCAGCACTGATTGCGCAGGCGCGTGCCGAAGCGGGAGTGGAACCGTCACCGGATGCCACCACCAAGGAGGTTCCCGGCGCGCGCGGCGCGGACATTGACGGTGTCCGTGTGCACTCCGTCCGGCTGCGCGGACTGGTGGCACACCAGGAAGTGCTCTTTGGAGGCGCAGGGGAGCAGCTCACCATCCGCCACGATTCCTTCGACCGGGCATCCTTCATGCCTGGAGTCCTGCTGGGGGTTCGCGAAGCCGCAGCCCACCCGGGACTGACCGTCGGCCTTGACGGTTATCTCAATCTCAGCGCGTCCAACTCCTGA
- a CDS encoding heparan-alpha-glucosaminide N-acetyltransferase domain-containing protein, with translation MIGRRLTGIDAARGVALLGMMATHIFSLYNEQTGEPSWTGLVFSGRSSALFAVVAGIGLALLTGGSQPRSGRALSADRRGIAMRALIIALVGLTLGGLDTSIAVILFHYGVLFLLALPFVGMRVPKLALWAGGWLLLSPAVAYLVRPWIYTHVSPATLGSNIGWEAFLEPGTLAADVFFTGFYPVFQWLSYLLIGLLIGRLKLAELTVQAGLVAAGIVAAAGAKFLSYYLLLEQGGLDAILDTNSGRIWPLARMMEVNLAGVEQTGSWWWLAVSGPHSGTPLDLLHTAGTSAAVVGVCLLLTRARPNLLLPLSAAGAMTLTLYSLHVWVMSVTDASPTPPEPVLLFWLSAIAAAGIGIGFLKLGSRGPLELVTHGASQLVRQGSRTGT, from the coding sequence ATGATCGGACGGCGCCTTACGGGTATCGACGCGGCCCGGGGCGTTGCGCTTCTGGGCATGATGGCGACCCACATCTTTTCCCTGTACAACGAGCAGACCGGTGAGCCGAGCTGGACGGGACTGGTGTTTTCCGGCCGTTCCTCGGCCCTGTTTGCGGTAGTGGCCGGGATTGGCCTGGCGCTGCTCACCGGGGGCAGCCAGCCGCGCTCCGGCCGGGCATTGTCAGCGGACCGCCGCGGCATCGCCATGCGTGCCCTGATCATCGCCCTGGTCGGATTGACGCTTGGCGGGCTGGACACCTCCATCGCCGTCATCCTGTTCCATTACGGCGTCCTGTTCCTGCTTGCCCTGCCCTTTGTAGGCATGCGCGTCCCAAAGCTGGCGCTGTGGGCCGGCGGCTGGCTGCTGCTCTCCCCCGCCGTGGCCTATCTGGTCCGGCCCTGGATCTACACCCATGTTTCTCCCGCCACGCTGGGCAGCAATATCGGCTGGGAGGCGTTCCTGGAGCCGGGAACGCTGGCCGCGGATGTCTTCTTCACCGGTTTTTATCCGGTGTTCCAGTGGTTGAGCTACCTGTTGATCGGACTGCTCATCGGCCGGTTGAAGCTGGCGGAACTGACGGTTCAGGCGGGTCTGGTTGCGGCCGGGATTGTTGCCGCCGCCGGAGCGAAGTTCCTCAGCTATTACCTGCTGCTGGAGCAGGGCGGGCTGGACGCCATCCTGGACACCAATTCCGGACGCATCTGGCCCCTGGCGCGGATGATGGAAGTCAACCTGGCGGGTGTGGAACAGACCGGATCCTGGTGGTGGCTCGCGGTCAGCGGCCCCCACTCGGGAACTCCGCTGGACCTGCTGCACACAGCCGGAACCTCGGCCGCCGTCGTCGGCGTCTGCCTGCTGCTGACCCGGGCCCGACCCAACCTGCTGCTGCCGCTGTCCGCCGCCGGGGCCATGACGCTGACCCTGTACAGCCTGCATGTGTGGGTCATGTCCGTCACCGACGCCTCCCCAACGCCGCCGGAACCGGTGCTGCTGTTCTGGCTTTCAGCCATCGCCGCTGCCGGCATCGGCATCGGTTTTCTCAAACTCGGCTCCCGCGGACCCCTGGAACTGGTGACCCACGGTGCCTCACAGCTGGTCCGGCAGGGCTCCCGGACCGGCACATAG
- the dapA gene encoding 4-hydroxy-tetrahydrodipicolinate synthase — protein MADSDIRALPFGTLVTAMVTPFTEDGAVDFDATAQLANKLVEDGCDGLVVSGTTGETSTLEDSEKEDLFRVVAETVGGRAKVIAGTGTNHTSHSVEMARRALRAGADGQLVVTPYYNKPTQAGVVAHFEAVAAATDLPIMIYDIPGRAGIALSTDTLVRLANIPSVLALKDAKADFAAVTRVLANTTLDVYAGDDGLTLPWMAAGAVGVVSVSAHVATAQFRALVDAAAAGDFATARRIHFELDPVIRAVMTHIPGAVSAKQILKMQGVIPNATVRLPLVGPDAVEMETILTDLAEAGWDFSRARSESKA, from the coding sequence ATGGCTGACTCTGATATTCGTGCACTTCCGTTTGGAACCCTCGTCACCGCAATGGTGACACCGTTCACCGAGGACGGAGCCGTGGACTTCGACGCCACGGCCCAACTTGCCAACAAGCTGGTGGAAGACGGCTGTGACGGCCTGGTGGTTTCCGGAACCACGGGTGAAACCTCCACCCTGGAGGACAGCGAAAAGGAAGACCTGTTCCGGGTCGTCGCCGAAACCGTGGGCGGCCGCGCGAAGGTTATTGCCGGAACCGGAACCAACCACACATCCCACTCCGTGGAAATGGCCCGGCGGGCGCTCCGGGCAGGGGCCGACGGCCAGCTTGTCGTGACGCCGTATTACAACAAGCCCACCCAGGCCGGCGTCGTCGCGCATTTCGAAGCGGTTGCCGCCGCCACCGACCTGCCGATCATGATCTACGACATTCCCGGCCGTGCCGGCATCGCGCTTTCCACGGACACCCTGGTCCGGCTCGCCAACATCCCCTCGGTCCTGGCACTGAAGGACGCAAAGGCGGACTTCGCCGCCGTCACCCGCGTCCTGGCCAACACCACCCTCGATGTCTACGCCGGCGACGACGGCCTGACCCTGCCGTGGATGGCCGCCGGAGCCGTGGGCGTGGTCAGCGTGAGCGCCCACGTGGCCACCGCCCAGTTCCGCGCACTCGTGGATGCCGCCGCCGCGGGGGATTTCGCCACCGCCCGGCGGATCCATTTCGAACTGGATCCCGTGATCCGCGCTGTCATGACCCACATTCCCGGCGCCGTGTCCGCCAAGCAGATCCTGAAAATGCAGGGAGTCATTCCCAATGCAACCGTCCGGCTGCCGCTCGTGGGCCCGGACGCCGTCGAAATGGAGACGATCCTGACAGACCTGGCCGAAGCCGGCTGGGACTTCTCCCGTGCCCGCTCCGAGAGTAAGGCGTAG